Proteins from a genomic interval of Streptomyces fodineus:
- a CDS encoding F0F1 ATP synthase subunit gamma, whose protein sequence is MGAQLRVYKRRIRSVSATKKITKAMEMIAASRVVKAQRKVAASTPYATELTRAVTAVGTGSNTKHPLTTEAENPTRAAVLLLTSDRGLAGAFNSNAIKTAEQLTERLERDGKQVDTYIVGRRGVAHYNFRERKVAESWTGFTDEPTYADAKKVAAPLIEAIEKDTAQGGVDELHIVFTEFVSMMTQTALDARLLPLRLEEVAEEAHPKGEILPLYDFEPSAEDVLDALLPRYVESRIYNALLQSAASKHAATRRAMKSATDNAGELIENLTRLANAARQADITQEISEIVGGASALADATAGSDR, encoded by the coding sequence ATGGGAGCCCAGCTCCGGGTCTACAAGCGTCGCATCCGATCCGTCAGCGCGACCAAGAAGATCACCAAGGCGATGGAGATGATCGCCGCCTCGCGCGTCGTCAAGGCGCAGCGCAAGGTGGCGGCCTCCACGCCGTACGCGACCGAGCTGACGCGCGCGGTCACGGCGGTCGGGACCGGCTCGAACACCAAGCACCCGCTCACCACGGAGGCGGAGAACCCGACCCGTGCCGCGGTCCTGCTCCTCACGAGCGACCGTGGCCTCGCAGGCGCCTTCAACTCCAACGCCATCAAGACGGCGGAGCAGCTGACCGAGCGCCTGGAGCGCGACGGCAAGCAGGTCGACACGTACATCGTCGGCCGGCGCGGTGTCGCCCACTACAACTTCCGTGAGCGCAAGGTCGCGGAGTCGTGGACGGGCTTCACGGACGAGCCGACGTACGCGGACGCCAAGAAGGTCGCGGCGCCCCTGATCGAGGCCATCGAGAAGGACACGGCCCAGGGCGGTGTGGACGAACTCCACATCGTCTTCACCGAGTTCGTCTCGATGATGACGCAGACGGCGCTGGACGCCCGGCTGCTGCCGCTGCGCCTCGAAGAGGTCGCCGAGGAGGCTCACCCCAAGGGGGAGATCCTCCCGCTGTACGACTTCGAGCCCTCGGCGGAGGACGTCCTCGACGCCCTGCTGCCGCGGTACGTGGAGAGCCGTATCTACAACGCGCTGCTCCAGTCGGCCGCTTCGAAGCACGCCGCCACGCGGCGCGCGATGAAGTCGGCCACCGACAACGCCGGTGAGCTCATCGAGAACCTCACCCGGCTTGCCAACGCGGCCCGCCAGGCCGACATCACCCAGGAAATCAGCGAGATCGTCGGTGGCGCGAGCGCCCTGGCCGACGCGACCGCGGGGAGTGACCGATAA